The proteins below come from a single Microtus ochrogaster isolate Prairie Vole_2 chromosome 8, MicOch1.0, whole genome shotgun sequence genomic window:
- the Ikzf5 gene encoding zinc finger protein Pegasus gives MGEKKPEPLDFVKDFQEYLTQQTHHVNMISGSVSGDKEAETLQGAGADGDQNGLDHPSVEVSLDENSGMLVDGFERTFDGKLKCRYCNYASKGTARLIEHIRIHTGEKPHRCHLCPFASAYERHLEAHMRSHTGEKPYKCELCSFRCSDRSNLSHHRRRKHKMVPIKGTRSSLSSKKMWGVLQKKTSNLGYSRRALINLSPPSMVVQKPDYLNDFTHEIPNIQTDAYETLAKTTPTGGLPRDPQELMVDNPLNQLSTLAGQLSSLPPENQNPASPDVVPCPDEKPFMIQQPSAQAVVSAVSASIPQSSSPTSPEPRPSHSQRNYSPVAGPSSEPSAHTSTPSIGNSQPSTPAPTLPVQDPQLLHHCQHCDMYFADNILYTIHMGCHGYENPFQCNICGCKCKNKYDFACHFARGQHNQH, from the exons ATGGGTGAAAAGAAACCAGAGCCTTTGGATTTTGTGAAAGATTTCCAGGAATACTTGACACAGCAGACGCATCATGTGAACATGATCTCGGGATCAGTTAGTGGGGACAAAGAAGCAGAGACTCTTCAGGGAG ctGGAGCAGATGGTGATCAAAATGGACTTGATCATCCATCTGTTGAAGTTTCCCTGGATGAAAACTCAGGAATGTTAGTAGACGGGTTTGAAAGGACCTTTGATGGGAAGCTCAAGTGTCGGTACTGCAACTATGCTAGCAAAGGAACGGCCCGGCTCATTGAGCATATCAGGATCCACACAG GTGAGAAACCTCACAGATGTCATTTGTGTCCATTTGCATCTGCTTATGAGCGCCATCTGGAAGCCCACATGCGTTCTCATACTGGGGAAAAACCATACAAATGTGAGTTGTGTTCCTTCCGCTGCAGTGACCGAAGTAACCTGTCCCACCATCGAAGGCGCAAACATAAAATGGTACCAATTAAAGGTACCAGGTCTTCCTTAAGCAGTAAGAAAATGTGGGgggttttacaaaagaaaacaagcaatctGGGGTATAGCAGAAGAGCACTAATCAACTTAAGTCCACCTTCTATGGTGGTCCAGAAACCAGACTACCTTAATGATTTTACCCATGAGATCCCAAATATTCAGACTGACGCCTATGAAACTTTGGCAAAAACTACACCAACTGGTGGTCTGCCAAGGGACCCCCAAGAACTCATGGTTGACAACCCTTTGAATCAGCTTTCTACTTTAGCAGGACAGTTGTCCAGCTTGCCACCAGAAAACCAAAACCCTGCCTCCCCTGATGTAGTTCCCTGCCCTGATGAAAAGCCTTTCATGATTCAGCAGCCCTCTGCCCAAGCAGTAGTCTCTGCGGTGTCAGCAAGTATTCCTCAGAGCTCCTCCCCCACAAGCCCAGAACCTCGGCCATCGCATAGTCAGAGGAACTACAGCCCAGTGGCAGGGCCAAGCAGTGAACCAAGTGCCCACACCAGTACCCCCAGCATAGGAAACAGCCAGCCAAGCACTCCAGCTCCAACCCTGCCGGTCCAGGATCCTCAACTTCTACACCACTGCCAGCACTGTGATATGTACTTTGCAGATAATATCCTTTACACTATTCACATGGGATGCCATGGTTATGAAAATCCTTTTCAGTGTAATATATGTGGATGCAAATGTAAAAACAAGTATGATTTTGCCTGTCATTTTGCAAGAGGGCAACATAACCAGCACTGA